The Macrobrachium nipponense isolate FS-2020 chromosome 1, ASM1510439v2, whole genome shotgun sequence genome includes a window with the following:
- the LOC135219936 gene encoding uncharacterized protein LOC135219936 has protein sequence MAAVMFLRKAMRYYRLWIYTCNAVLLVSVFVFMGVAAGVVSHPYFSLVPAPPAYHPTLLYGYVALLLQAGILQALGCMGALRLSQKLLNIYWLMLLFLLLGDVVVGLVWLYRFSHLTDGLRPYARATLHNKYGRDPDITDAWDTLQRTSKCCGVVTPRDYNTTWWDIREQNFRSTNTLKLPPSCCTSPDNEGRKSGSPDSRRLPSYQADQQARHVPDFPPDEDKGTNSGGSGKSANASSSSSTLSSGSHNRHGNLPGVRGRHERNLTCLGSKGSYSSEATVFYEHGCHPYLEKWLLNSTETLMILGFCVIAFIKLCFVGILRFEIQEMIQKIKVLQGETSCTPNPELAAALGLVSPDKAAECGLLSSGGGDGENRGTGGGGDEGGGGGGGDNQGDQDSPAATPLTQPRLNHLSGHTDGAESDTNSHCALITDTPIRRPQPDKRKPNGNNNDVTELRELRHIRQTQI, from the coding sequence ATGGCCGCGGTGATGTTCCTAAGAAAGGCGATGCGTTACTACCGACTGTGGATCTACACATGCAATGCCGTCCTGCTGGTGTCCGTCTTCGTATTCATGGGGGTAGCGGCAGGAGTGGTGTCGCATCCTTACTTTTCTCTCGTCCCAGCACCGCCCGCTTATCATCCTACACTCCTCTACGGCTATGTGGCACTCCTGCTGCAGGCGGGCATCTTACAAGCCCTGGGATGCATGGGTGCCCTGCGACTCTCGCAAAAACTGCTGAATATCTACTGGCTCATGTTATTGTTTCTCCTGCTGGGGGACGTGGTCGTGGGCTTGGTATGGCTCTATCGCTTCTCACACCTCACGGACGGCCTGAGGCCGTATGCAAGGGCCACCTTACACAACAAATACGGGAGAGACCCAGACATCACAGACGCCTGGGACACGTTACAGAGAACTTCCAAATGCTGCGGGGTGGTCACGCCTCGAGACTACAACACCACGTGGTGGGACATCAGAGAGCAAAACTTTCGCTCCACCAACACACTCAAACTGCCCCCTTCCTGTTGCACAAGTCCCGACAACGAAGGCCGCAAAAGCGGCTCTCCAGATTCCCGAAGGCTGCCCTCTTACCAAGCCGATCAGCAGGCACGTCACGTTCCCGACTTCCCTCCTGATGAAGACAAGGGCACAAACAGCGGGGGGAGCGGAAAATCCGCTAACGCCTCCTCGTCGTCGTCGACGTTGTCCTCCGGCAGCCACAATCGTCACGGCAACCTGCCAGGTGTGAGGGGCAGACACGAAAGAAACCTCACCTGTCTCGGAAGCAAGGGCTCCTATTCGTCCGAAGCGACCGTATTCTACGAACACGGATGTCATCCGTATTTAGAAAAATGGCTCTTGAACTCGACAGAGACCCTGATGATTCTGGGCTTCTGCGTCATCGCCTTCATTAAGCTCTGCTTCGTGGGGATCCTTCGCTTTGAGATCCAAGAAATGATTCAGAAGATCAAGGTCCTTCAGGGAGAGACTTCTTGCACTCCAAACCCCGAACTGGCTGCAGCTCTGGGCCTCGTCTCGCCAGACAAAGCGGCGGAGTGCGGCCTTCTCAGTTCGGGAGGAGGTGATGGCGAGAATCGTGGAACTGGCGGAGGCGgcgacgaaggaggaggagggggagggggagacaatCAAGGTGACCAAGACTCTCCGGCTGCTACGCCCCTGACGCAACCACGCCTTAACCATTTATCAGGGCACACAGACGGTGCAGAGTCCGACACCAATTCCCATTGCGCTCTTATCACAGACACGCCCATTCGGCGCCCGCAGCCCGACAAACGTAAACCCAACGGCAACAACAACGACGTCACAGAATTACGAGAGCTACGGCACATCCGGCAGACGCAAATATGA